The genome window tatgtatgtattttttttttttttttttttttatatctagcCATTTTTTAGTAcacttattaaaaaaaaaattaaaaaatatatcaaaatatatcaaaaaataacaaaaaaatgcttgataaaaaattatttacttTAACGTATGatatgtaataaattatataagaaaacattgttattttaaaattcttACAATGTAGTTGTGCCTTTAACTAGTgaacacataaaaaatatatttttataatgaaacgtcattttataaaattgaaaTATGATATAAGAAATGTAAAACATTACCATTTACAcaagataaatataagaaatatacataacataataaaaaatgaaagagcTACAAATACACATTTAAGTGTTAATAATAATCCAAGAATGAATGAAAAGAAATGtgtagaaaatgaaaattttatatattcaaatattaatattatacaaaataaaatgcaTATAACAGATGGTCAAGTTGAaattaaagataataaaatggatcaagttgataatataaaatatgaaagaaaagaacaagaaaatgaacaaataaaaatattaaaaataaaaaatgtaaaattattaacGTGTTGTATAATTACTActctctttttttatttcacacTTAAAAAAGTTCCAGAAGGTTATATATGCTTAGTTCAAAATATACATGATGGAAAAGTtaaaccatatatatatgacgaTTTGatgacttttttttttaatcctttaaaatataaagttaTACATATGAGAATTATACCTATACAAAGGAAATATACAAATGTATATGAAACTCTagataaacaaaaaattaaagtaaAACTTGAAGTTAAAATGAAACCCAAAATACCCtttattattgatatttaTAGTTCCTTTGGCATAAATTATAGTACCTCTTACattgaaaaagaaatgaatttagatttaaaaaatgttattaaatattataacttAAATACATTACTtgaaaataatcaaaatgttaatgatgataatggaACAGTGGATGACGCAATAGATCAAATTATGGACAGATTTTATGATTCATCTATATTCCACAAAATTATTCTTATGGATGTAactatattatttgaaaaggtggaataaaaatatatatatatatatatatatatatatatgtgtatatatatatatttttatttttgtttattattttttcatgaaaccaaatatctttatattattgtatttttatacatacaaagaaaataaaataatataatataaataaataaaattattttaattatttttttttaattttggcTAGCTAGTATTTTATCTAGCCATTTTGAAATATCACTAAAACAaatagggaaaaaaaaaaaaaaaaaaaaaaaaaaaaaaaaaaaaaatgaacattcataaaataaatatatatgtatgtatatatatatatatatatatttttaaaagacgtaaaaaaataaattaattaaaaaatgataactttaaaaaaaataaagaagat of Plasmodium sp. gorilla clade G2 genome assembly, chromosome: 4 contains these proteins:
- a CDS encoding prohibitin-like protein, putative → MKRHFIKLKYDIRNVKHYHLHKINIRNIHNIIKNERATNTHLSVNNNPRMNEKKCVENENFIYSNINIIQNKMHITDGQVEIKDNKMDQVDNIKYERKEQENEQIKILKIKNVKLLTCCIITTLFFYFTLKKVPEGYICLVQNIHDGKVKPYIYDDLMTFFFNPLKYKVIHMRIIPIQRKYTNVYETLDKQKIKVKLEVKMKPKIPFIIDIYSSFGINYSTSYIEKEMNLDLKNVIKYYNLNTLLENNQNVNDDNGTVDDAIDQIMDRFYDSSIFHKIILMDVTILFEKVE